In the Peptoclostridium acidaminophilum DSM 3953 genome, one interval contains:
- a CDS encoding FtsB family cell division protein has product MNEGKGEQSSRKKINYERLAVNMAVVLIFVYVCITLVKQEITIRKYKAQIASIERNIKSEESEIKVLRKRIEEAGSLESVERIARERLKMVKPGEIMYIDSQGGK; this is encoded by the coding sequence ATGAATGAAGGCAAAGGGGAGCAGAGCTCCAGAAAGAAGATCAATTATGAGAGGCTCGCTGTAAACATGGCTGTTGTCCTGATATTCGTGTATGTTTGCATTACGCTTGTAAAGCAGGAAATCACGATACGAAAGTACAAGGCGCAAATAGCCAGCATAGAGCGCAACATAAAAAGCGAAGAATCCGAAATAAAGGTGCTTCGCAAAAGGATAGAAGAAGCAGGAAGCCTTGAAAGCGTAGAGAGGATAGCTCGAGAAAGGCTCAAGATGGTAAAGCCCGGAGAGATAATGTATATAGATTCGCAGGGTGGAAAATAG
- a CDS encoding RNA-binding S4 domain-containing protein — protein MRLDKFLKVSRLIKRRTIAKEACNSGIISINGKTAKASTDIAVGDVIEIRFGEKLTRVKVTEIREHVLKKEACEMYEVIQQDMEL, from the coding sequence ATGAGGCTGGACAAATTTTTGAAGGTATCAAGACTTATAAAGCGAAGGACTATAGCTAAAGAGGCTTGCAATAGCGGCATAATAAGCATAAACGGCAAAACTGCTAAGGCGTCGACGGATATAGCAGTGGGAGACGTTATTGAAATAAGGTTTGGAGAAAAGCTCACAAGGGTTAAGGTCACAGAAATAAGGGAGCATGTCCTCAAGAAGGAAGCCTGTGAAATGTATGAAGTGATCCAGCAGGATATGGAGCTTTAA
- a CDS encoding IS256 family transposase → MGILSKDQIRQMIKHYGIKDAKDIHEALKDMFSETIQEMLEAELDEHLGYSKYDYKNKETTNSRNGKRSKKILSDLGEFEIEVPRDRDGDFEPVVVKNHQRSVSGIEDQVIGMYAKGMTTRDIAAQLEKIYGIDASPTLISKITDKILPLAQEWQNRPLEPIYPIIFMDAIHYKVRQDGKVICKAAYAVIGVNIEGKKDVLGLWIGENETAKYWLQVLNDLKNRGVKDILIASIDGLNGFSDAIRAVFPNTDIQRCIVHQIRNSLSYVSYKDRKAFAKELKEVYSAINEQTALIELEKLEEKWGEKYYISLKSWRNNWDELSAYFKYPDEIRKIIYTTNSMESYNRQLRKVTKSKSIFPSDDSLFKSLYLATADITQKWCTKLRDWHLILAQLSIYFEDRINPYL, encoded by the coding sequence ATGGGGATTTTAAGTAAAGATCAAATAAGACAAATGATAAAGCATTACGGAATCAAGGATGCAAAGGACATCCATGAGGCTCTTAAGGACATGTTTTCAGAAACAATCCAGGAGATGCTTGAGGCTGAACTTGATGAGCACCTTGGATATTCAAAATATGACTATAAAAACAAGGAAACGACTAATAGCCGAAACGGCAAAAGAAGCAAGAAGATACTATCAGACCTTGGGGAGTTTGAAATCGAGGTGCCAAGAGATAGGGACGGTGATTTTGAGCCTGTGGTTGTAAAAAATCATCAAAGAAGCGTATCAGGAATAGAAGACCAAGTAATAGGAATGTATGCAAAGGGCATGACAACAAGAGACATAGCAGCTCAGCTAGAAAAGATATACGGGATAGATGCTTCTCCCACACTAATATCAAAGATAACAGATAAGATCCTTCCACTTGCTCAAGAATGGCAAAATCGGCCGCTAGAGCCGATTTATCCGATTATATTTATGGACGCGATACACTATAAAGTCAGGCAGGATGGCAAGGTTATCTGCAAGGCCGCATACGCAGTAATAGGAGTCAACATCGAGGGCAAAAAGGATGTACTTGGCCTTTGGATAGGGGAAAACGAGACAGCCAAGTACTGGCTGCAGGTTCTAAACGACTTGAAAAACAGGGGCGTAAAAGACATCCTTATAGCATCAATAGATGGGCTAAACGGCTTCTCTGATGCGATAAGAGCGGTTTTTCCAAACACGGACATACAAAGATGCATAGTCCATCAGATAAGAAACTCGCTAAGCTATGTATCATACAAGGACAGAAAAGCCTTCGCAAAAGAGCTCAAGGAAGTGTACTCGGCCATAAACGAGCAAACAGCCCTAATAGAGCTTGAAAAGCTCGAAGAAAAATGGGGTGAAAAATACTATATAAGCCTAAAATCATGGAGAAACAACTGGGATGAGCTTTCGGCTTATTTCAAGTATCCTGATGAAATCAGAAAAATAATCTACACGACAAACTCCATGGAGAGCTACAACAGGCAGCTTAGAAAAGTGACCAAAAGCAAGAGTATATTCCCAAGCGATGATTCTCTATTCAAGAGCCTGTACCTTGCAACGGCTGATATCACCCAGAAATGGTGTACAAAACTGCGAGACTGGCACCTGATTCTGGCCCAGTTAAGCATATATTTTGAAGACAGGATTAACCCGTATTTGTAA
- a CDS encoding autorepressor SdpR family transcription factor — MEGDSLNDLFKALSDPTRRKILELLKEKDMSAGEIAEYFDISKPSISHHLNILKNAKLVLWEKDGQNIIYSINTTAMQEIVKWIFDFNERSDEDAEGK; from the coding sequence ATGGAAGGTGATAGCTTGAATGACCTGTTTAAAGCTCTTTCAGACCCTACAAGACGCAAGATACTTGAGCTTTTGAAAGAAAAGGATATGAGCGCAGGAGAGATAGCTGAGTATTTCGACATAAGTAAACCATCTATAAGCCACCATTTGAATATTCTAAAGAATGCAAAGCTGGTGCTTTGGGAGAAGGACGGGCAGAATATAATATACTCCATAAACACCACTGCCATGCAGGAGATTGTAAAATGGATTTTTGATTTTAATGAAAGGAGTGACGAGGATGCTGAAGGCAAATAA
- a CDS encoding HU family DNA-binding protein, whose amino-acid sequence MNKAELVAKMAEKSNLTKKDAEAALNAFMKTVEDALISNDKVQLVGFGTFEVRERAARTGRNPRNPEQEIEIPASKAPVFKAGKGLKEIVNK is encoded by the coding sequence GTGAACAAAGCTGAATTAGTGGCTAAAATGGCTGAAAAGAGTAACCTAACTAAGAAGGATGCAGAGGCGGCTCTAAACGCGTTCATGAAGACAGTTGAAGACGCTCTTATAAGCAATGACAAGGTTCAACTAGTTGGTTTTGGAACTTTCGAGGTTAGAGAAAGAGCAGCTAGAACAGGAAGAAACCCAAGAAATCCTGAGCAAGAAATAGAAATACCAGCATCTAAAGCTCCAGTATTCAAGGCTGGAAAAGGACTTAAGGAAATAGTTAACAAGTAA
- the yabN gene encoding bifunctional methyltransferase/pyrophosphohydrolase YabN, which produces MNKITIVGLGPGDIDLISRGAMEALKNSKRAVLRTKEHPVVEKLIEEGVEFDSLDRYYETECSFEKVYSSIAEHIVSMAKEGVVYAVPGHPRVAENTVSLIEKLAGEKGIGLEIIPSMSFVDAMFNALGFDPSDGFVLLDALSFKSREVSSDKAVIITQVYSKFVASETKLKLMEYYDDDQGIYVVGHAGIKGSESIVSMPLCELDHYKGFDHLTSVYVPRGSSKKFKDVYELEDIMDKLRSKDGCPWDIKQTHQSIKKCLIEEAYELADAIENDDVEGMIEELGDVLLQVVFHSQIGKEEGLFNLDEVADSICKKLIYRHPHVFGEDKYEEATFMKKWEDMKKAEKGEETVAEGLIRIPRHLPALIRAHKAQTKAAYVGFDWKEIEDVYKKVQEEYKEVVDAHAAGDIQYIQEELGDLLFSVVNLSRFLKVDPEESLNITTEKFIRRFQFVEIEAAKMGKNIQDMTLEEMDMLWEAAKKVLG; this is translated from the coding sequence ATGAACAAAATAACTATAGTTGGTCTTGGACCTGGGGATATTGATCTTATAAGCAGGGGCGCAATGGAGGCCCTTAAGAATTCAAAGCGTGCTGTGTTAAGGACAAAGGAGCATCCTGTAGTAGAAAAGCTGATAGAAGAGGGCGTGGAGTTTGACTCTCTGGACAGATACTACGAAACTGAATGCAGCTTTGAGAAGGTCTATAGCAGCATTGCGGAGCACATAGTATCCATGGCAAAGGAAGGCGTTGTTTATGCTGTTCCCGGCCACCCCAGGGTGGCGGAAAATACCGTTTCACTGATAGAAAAGCTCGCGGGCGAAAAAGGCATAGGGCTTGAAATAATACCGTCCATGAGCTTTGTAGACGCCATGTTCAATGCGCTCGGCTTTGATCCTTCCGATGGGTTCGTGCTGCTTGATGCGCTCAGCTTCAAAAGCAGGGAGGTAAGCAGCGACAAGGCTGTGATAATAACGCAGGTTTACAGCAAATTTGTGGCTTCGGAGACAAAATTGAAATTAATGGAGTATTATGACGATGACCAGGGCATATATGTTGTTGGGCATGCAGGTATAAAGGGCAGTGAAAGCATTGTGAGTATGCCGCTTTGTGAGCTGGACCACTACAAGGGGTTTGATCATCTTACAAGCGTGTATGTGCCCAGAGGCTCAAGCAAAAAATTCAAGGACGTATATGAGCTTGAAGATATCATGGATAAGCTGAGATCAAAAGACGGGTGTCCTTGGGACATAAAGCAAACCCACCAGTCCATAAAAAAGTGTCTGATCGAGGAAGCCTATGAGCTTGCAGACGCCATTGAAAATGATGATGTGGAAGGTATGATAGAGGAGCTGGGGGATGTGCTTCTGCAGGTCGTATTCCACTCGCAGATCGGCAAGGAAGAGGGCCTTTTCAACCTCGACGAGGTGGCGGACAGCATATGCAAAAAACTTATATACAGACATCCGCACGTATTCGGAGAAGACAAGTACGAGGAAGCCACGTTCATGAAGAAGTGGGAGGACATGAAGAAGGCTGAAAAGGGGGAAGAGACTGTGGCGGAAGGCCTGATAAGGATTCCGAGGCATCTTCCGGCGCTGATAAGGGCTCACAAGGCTCAGACCAAGGCGGCGTATGTAGGATTCGACTGGAAAGAGATTGAAGATGTGTATAAAAAAGTTCAGGAAGAATACAAAGAAGTTGTTGACGCGCATGCAGCCGGCGATATACAATACATACAGGAAGAGTTAGGCGATTTGCTGTTTTCAGTAGTCAATCTGTCCAGATTTTTGAAAGTCGATCCGGAAGAGTCACTCAACATTACAACCGAAAAATTTATAAGAAGATTTCAATTTGTAGAGATAGAAGCCGCAAAAATGGGTAAGAATATTCAGGATATGACATTGGAAGAGATGGACATGCTATGGGAAGCGGCCAAAAAAGTGCTGGGTTAA
- a CDS encoding aminotransferase class I/II-fold pyridoxal phosphate-dependent enzyme, translating to MTELFLNRRLGEISQKGMTSFHVPAHNGGKLFKRLGIEEYEAGVLGIDMTELPGTDNLHNPQDVILQAQNAASRIFGSDESFFLVNGTTGGIYAAIMSCLDPGGKLIMDRNSHMSAYNACLLGRIDPVYAASRIDEKRGIPLPASEESIERAIKENPDAGAVFVTSPTYYGDCIDISRISKAAHKCGMVLIVDAAHGSHLGLSALLPPSAIKSGADMAVCSIHKTLGSFTQSSMLHVKGERADRERLRSLLRIFQSTSPSYLLMSSLEMAAHIYEKHGERLMGELLGYIYEIADVFKGFDNIKLYEGKASGFDMTKLFVVTTATGVSGYEIEELLRENYKIQPEFSTPHGVLFVSTIGNGGSDFDALKAALFEIDKLRRCGSLPAIPQYPGAMPKAVASISSAFYMKKRLVPLEESKGCICGDYIIPYPPGIPLVAPGELIGDDVLEYVRAALHMGMHVNGVGTDENKSVKVIEMQ from the coding sequence GTGACTGAGCTTTTTTTGAATAGAAGACTGGGGGAAATATCCCAAAAGGGTATGACATCATTTCACGTGCCGGCCCATAATGGAGGAAAGCTTTTTAAAAGGCTGGGCATTGAAGAATATGAAGCTGGGGTATTGGGCATCGACATGACGGAGCTCCCCGGCACCGACAATCTTCACAACCCGCAGGATGTCATCTTGCAGGCTCAAAATGCTGCGAGCAGGATTTTCGGAAGCGATGAGTCCTTCTTTCTTGTGAATGGGACAACAGGAGGCATTTATGCAGCTATAATGAGCTGTCTTGATCCGGGAGGCAAGCTTATTATGGACAGAAACAGCCACATGAGCGCATACAATGCCTGCCTGCTGGGGAGGATAGATCCAGTTTATGCTGCGTCGAGGATAGATGAGAAAAGGGGAATACCCCTGCCGGCATCCGAGGAGTCTATAGAGCGGGCCATAAAGGAAAATCCTGATGCCGGGGCTGTGTTTGTGACAAGTCCAACATACTATGGAGACTGCATTGACATATCCCGCATAAGCAAAGCGGCACATAAATGCGGCATGGTCTTGATTGTGGATGCGGCTCACGGTTCGCACCTTGGACTTAGCGCCCTTTTGCCACCGTCCGCAATAAAGTCGGGTGCAGACATGGCAGTTTGCAGCATACACAAGACTCTGGGCTCTTTTACGCAGTCATCAATGCTCCATGTCAAAGGAGAACGTGCAGACAGGGAAAGGCTGCGCAGCCTTTTGCGGATTTTCCAGTCTACAAGCCCGTCATACCTGCTCATGAGCTCGCTTGAGATGGCTGCCCACATATATGAAAAGCACGGGGAAAGGCTTATGGGGGAATTGCTAGGATATATATATGAAATTGCCGATGTCTTCAAGGGATTTGACAATATAAAGCTGTATGAAGGAAAAGCAAGCGGATTTGACATGACAAAGCTGTTCGTGGTGACAACGGCTACTGGAGTAAGCGGATACGAAATAGAAGAGCTGCTGAGGGAAAACTACAAAATACAGCCTGAATTTTCAACTCCGCACGGTGTGCTATTCGTAAGCACTATAGGAAATGGCGGGAGTGACTTTGACGCGCTTAAGGCGGCTCTTTTCGAAATAGATAAGCTGAGGCGATGCGGCAGCCTGCCTGCAATTCCGCAATACCCTGGAGCTATGCCCAAAGCGGTAGCTAGCATATCGAGCGCGTTTTACATGAAAAAGCGGCTGGTTCCGCTGGAAGAATCCAAGGGCTGTATTTGTGGGGATTATATAATTCCATATCCCCCCGGGATACCTCTGGTTGCACCTGGAGAGCTAATTGGAGATGATGTGCTTGAATACGTTAGAGCGGCGCTGCACATGGGAATGCACGTTAATGGCGTAGGGACTGATGAAAATAAAAGCGTTAAAGTGATAGAAATGCAATAG
- a CDS encoding Ppx/GppA phosphatase family protein: MKVAAIDIGTNSMRLLIADYEDGNFKNREKHINVTRMGLDVDKNGVIGEGAIQRNLESLDQFGSLARLEGCEEIWAIGTSALRDSKNSDEFVRKAAERSGIAVEIISGAMEADMGFAGVLQGLDRKDENILVVDIGGGSTEFIVGNKDGIKFIKSENVGALRMTEKFLRRDPVDTEEYGLMENYVSEELDDTIDKVCKLNIKKVVGIGGTITSVAAMLQEMEPYDMEKIHSSVIMYSEISQLLGSLKNMKLSEKRMIKGLQPQRADIITAGVGILEIILRMICFDRMAVSEYDNLEGLVAKKMNT, from the coding sequence ATGAAGGTTGCTGCCATAGATATTGGCACCAATTCAATGAGACTGCTCATAGCTGATTATGAAGACGGTAATTTCAAAAATAGAGAAAAGCACATAAATGTAACAAGAATGGGTCTTGATGTGGACAAGAATGGCGTCATAGGAGAAGGAGCCATACAGAGGAATCTGGAGTCCCTTGATCAATTCGGCAGTCTCGCAAGACTGGAGGGCTGCGAAGAGATATGGGCCATAGGTACGTCTGCCCTCAGGGACAGCAAGAATTCGGATGAGTTTGTGAGGAAAGCGGCAGAAAGATCGGGCATAGCCGTTGAGATAATAAGCGGCGCAATGGAGGCCGACATGGGTTTTGCAGGCGTGCTTCAGGGACTTGACCGTAAGGATGAGAACATACTTGTCGTGGACATAGGCGGCGGCTCGACTGAGTTCATAGTGGGAAACAAGGACGGAATAAAATTCATAAAGAGTGAAAACGTAGGCGCGCTGAGAATGACGGAAAAGTTTCTCAGGCGGGATCCCGTTGACACTGAGGAATATGGGCTGATGGAAAATTATGTATCGGAAGAGCTTGACGACACTATAGACAAGGTGTGTAAGCTTAACATAAAGAAGGTTGTAGGGATAGGAGGAACCATAACGTCGGTGGCTGCAATGCTCCAGGAAATGGAGCCCTACGACATGGAAAAAATACACAGCAGCGTTATAATGTACAGTGAAATCAGCCAGCTTCTTGGCAGCCTCAAGAATATGAAGCTGAGCGAAAAGCGGATGATAAAGGGACTTCAGCCGCAACGGGCCGACATAATAACAGCAGGAGTCGGCATACTCGAGATAATATTAAGAATGATATGCTTCGACAGGATGGCCGTAAGCGAATACGACAATCTTGAAGGTCTCGTTGCAAAAAAAATGAACACATAA
- a CDS encoding SdpI family protein — protein MLKANKLILELTIVSIIGTIFVYGYLPDTIPLHWNIQGEVDRIGGKSNVFMTALLPLVLYMLMMLFPKIDPKKKSYEKHQKAYGVTVGLIVTFLIAIHWVTIFVSLGANLDVSTVVSIGMGIMFIVIGNFMSQIRQNYFFGIRTPWTLANENVWKKTHRVGGYGFIAIGAAFILSAFLKSSMLKFIIVVGGTIGFTLYICVYSYFAFKKEQRKNDN, from the coding sequence ATGCTGAAGGCAAATAAATTAATTCTCGAGCTTACAATTGTATCTATAATAGGAACTATCTTTGTCTATGGATATCTGCCCGATACCATACCTCTTCACTGGAATATACAGGGTGAGGTAGACAGGATTGGCGGCAAGAGCAACGTGTTCATGACTGCACTGCTGCCTCTTGTGCTTTACATGCTTATGATGCTGTTTCCAAAGATAGATCCAAAGAAGAAATCTTACGAGAAGCACCAGAAGGCCTATGGCGTGACAGTCGGGCTCATAGTAACATTTCTCATAGCAATACACTGGGTTACTATTTTCGTGAGTCTTGGAGCGAATCTGGATGTATCGACTGTGGTTTCAATAGGCATGGGCATAATGTTCATTGTGATTGGGAATTTCATGAGCCAGATAAGACAGAATTACTTTTTCGGTATAAGGACGCCGTGGACTCTTGCAAATGAAAATGTGTGGAAAAAGACTCACCGGGTCGGGGGGTACGGTTTCATAGCCATTGGAGCGGCATTCATATTGAGTGCGTTTTTAAAAAGCTCAATGCTTAAGTTTATCATTGTAGTGGGTGGGACTATAGGGTTTACTCTCTATATATGCGTGTATTCTTATTTTGCTTTCAAGAAGGAACAGAGGAAAAATGACAATTAA